A segment of the Coccidioides posadasii str. Silveira chromosome 7, complete sequence genome:
TGTCGGCCAGACTGCCGGAAAAAATGGACATAACCAAATTCCGGCCCAATATCGTTATTTCAGGTGCGCCTAAGGAGtttgaagaagattattGGCGCGAACTCAAGGTGAAAGATGATATACATTGGTTTTGACGAATAACTGTGCGAGATGTATTAGCATCAACATTGACTTTGACACTGGAGCCCTGGGACTGGAGAGATGGGTGCCGTCTTGAAGAAGCTCATGAAGGATAGGAGGATCGATCAGGGGACAAAATACAGCCCTATATTTGGACGCTACGGATTTCTAGGCAGAGGCTGCGAAGGTTCCCATATCAAAATTGGTGATGAAGTCGAAGTCTCAAAAACAAATTCGGAGCACACCAAACTCGGTGAGTTGACTATAAAAGCTTCTCTTTTGCTACAGCCAGCTAATAAAAGCGTCAGAGTGGCCAGGGTTGACGAATAATAATATCACTATAGTTTAATAATGATGTTTGGAGATACCTCAATTAAAC
Coding sequences within it:
- a CDS encoding uncharacterized protein (EggNog:ENOG410PMPV~COG:S) yields the protein MGAVLKKLMKDRRIDQGTKYSPIFGRYGFLGRGCEGSHIKIGDEVEVSKTNSEHTKLEWPGLTNNNITIV